AGGAGCCCTTGCCAGCGAACACGGAGTTGGGTCAGCCGCCCACTGCCAGGAATTGGGTGCGAGTCCTCCTGGAGCGCGTCATCCTCCCGGGCGAGCATGGGTACCGGTACTTCCCGTCGTATTACCGCCATGTCTTCGACACGATGCGGCGCATCCCCATCTACGACGACAACGGCCTGCCGACCTCCCGCACCACCTACGACAACCTCGTCGCGTTGCCGACCATCGGTATCGCCAGCGAGAAGCACCCGCCCTTCATCACGAACTGGGGACCCTACAGCTTCCCGACCTCCTTCTCCCGAGAGGCGCGCGACCTGCGCAACCTGATGGATCTGGGGATCACCTCGCAGGATCTCCTCCAATTCTCGCTCCGGATCCTGCGCTACATGCTCACCAGCCCCCAGCGCAGGGCCGCCGACCTCGAAAACCTCTCCTGGTGGCAGTACATCGAGGGCCACGACCCGAAGACAGGCAGGAATCTGTACTGCTACAGCAAGGCCTTCACCGACCTGGTCAAGTCCTCCGGGCGGGTGCTGGTGGCGCTGGACGGGAAGTCGGCGGATGCACGGACCATGGGCAACACCTATGTCCAGCTCCTGACCGATGTCATCGTTCCCACCCAAGAGACCCACGCCACCTTGAATGGGCCCACCAGCGCGGCCTGGTTCAGCCACTGGCACACGCACCTGCGCCAACTGGGAGTTCAATTCCGCCAGGGGCAGCTCACGGGTTTCGAGCAGGCGGCCCCATCGCCCACGGGAAACACGCACTACAAGCCCACCGTGCAGCTCCCTTCGGGTGAGTCCATCCCGGTAGGTGACCCGGATGCCTATTACGTCGTGGCGGTGGACGTCCTCGCGGCGGAAGAGATCACCCGGAGCCTGCAGCCCATGGGCGTCGCGTTCGAGCTCCAGGGCTACACCACGCTGGCGTCCGCCAAGGCGGGAGAGCCCGGCACCATCCAGCGAGACCCGACGCGGAAGCCTGGCATGTTCCACTGGGATCGGCTCCAGACGCTCTCCGGCATCCAGTACTTCTTCACCACGGAGTTCAACCTCATCGATGGCTACCTCTATCTCGTCGATGCGCCGTGGGGGATTTCGGCGATATGCAGCCCCATCGCCTGGCAGCACCAGCCCATCCAAGGGTTGAGCCATTACCAATCGCTGCTCAGCGTCGACATCGGCGATTGGAACAAATCCTCTCCAAACATCGGGATGAAGGCGTGGGAGTGCACGCCAGCGGAGCTGGCAGAAGAGGTCTTCAGGCAAATCCGCAAAGCCCTCCAGCGGAAGGAGCACCTACGTCCCTCCCTGGACTTCAACCCTCCCGAGCCTGCCTTCGTCCACATCGATGAAGGGATTGTCTTTGACGTGGACGATCCACACAAGGCTCACATTCGTTACAACAAAACGCCCTTCCTGTTACCTACCGTAGCGGACTGGATCCACCGGCCGGGGGTGGAGGCCCTCCCGTGGGACCCAACGCCGGGGGCTCCAAGGTATGCCTGGACGGTCCCAAAGCTCGATCCCTCGCGCATTCTCTGGGGAGCCGAGCACGGAGGCTATTATGTGCACTGGAATCAGATCGTCTTCGCGGGCACCTACACCCCGACGTTCACCCGGCTCACCACCATGGAGTCCGCCAACGAGTCGGCTCGGCACGCCGTCAACGCCATCCTCGATCACTGCAGCATGAGGGAGAGCGAGTCCCCGCCCGAGCCTCTTCCTCCCCAGCCCCAGGTCTACGAGCCGCTCTTCCCCACCACGCCAATGGGTGACTACTGTCGCATCTGGAATCCCGAGGCGAATGAGCTGCCGGATCTGATGGCCCTGCGTGACAAGGACGCGGACAACTTCAAGATGGGACTGCCCCATTCCTGGGACCTTCTGGGCATCGAGGTGCTCCCCTCCATGCTCTCTCATCTCTCGGCGGCATCACCGGCCTCCGCTACGTCCACGGATGCCTTCTCCCAGGTGGAGTCACTGCTGCGCGGGCTGGGGATGCATTCGGGCCACGGAGGCGGTGAGGGCCTCGTCGGGCTGCTGCGGCGCATCCGCACCCAACTGGAGGAGAGCCTGCGGCACGGCGCAGCCGGCTACCGGCCTCCCACGTCTTGAGGGGTCCGGGGCCCGGGCGGCAGTCCCAGCCCTGGCACCATCGCCGCTGCCAGCGCGCCGGGCCGCACCACCTGACGCGCCGCCATCCACTCCGAGGCCTGATGCCGCAGCGCCTCGCCCTCACTGCCTCCCTGGAGTGTCCCCAGCGCGTAGCGCGCTGCTTCCCGGTACAGCGCCACGCCTTCGCGCTCGAGGCCCGCCACCGCCTGCTCCAGTTCACGGACCGCCGTGGCGGTGTCCCCGCTCAGCCGGGCCAGCCCTGCGCGCAGCAGGTGGCCCAGGGGGCGCGCACTGCCAATGGGGTCGCCCTCCATCACCCGGAGCTGCGCGCGGACATCGGCCAGCAGCGCCCGCCGGTTCCAGCGCGGATCCACGCGGTCAGGTGGAGACGTCCGCTCGTCCGGGAGGGACTCCGCCGCCGCCAGCGCCGCCCTGGCGCGCATGTGCCGCAGCCCCAGGCCGGTGGCCCTCAGTGAGAGCATGAAGGAGGACTTCAGCGGCGCCCAGTGCTCCAGCACGGCCTTCCACGCGGGCCAGGGATCGCCCCGGTAGTGGGAGGCGTAGACGCAGGCGATCAGCTCCGCGTACTGCTGGCGCCGGTACGCGTTCTCCGGCCAGGTGGACGCCACCGGGGACTGCGCGGCCAGCGCATCGGCGGCGCGGGCCTGGGCCTCCTCGGCGCGATCCTTCGCCAGCCACGCCAACACGGGCTCGCCAATCCAGGCCTCGCAGCGCGCGTGCACGTCGCCTCGCAGCGTCGCATCCCGGTCGAGCGCCTCCAGCCGCGCCGCCAGCGCGGGCAGCTCCCCCAGCATCGCCAGGGCGTGGTGGTGGAAGATGGCCACGCTCACCCGCTCCCAGGCCGTGCCCGGGCACTGTTCGCGGAAGAGCACGTCGGCGCGGTCGCAGGCCTCCGCCGCCTCGCGCCACCGGCCCAGGGTGTACGCCTGGTTCGCCACGGACATGAAGTACCAGGCCTGATCATACGGGTCGCCCGTGCGCTCCATGAGGACCCGCACCTTCTCCAGCAGCTTGCGGGCGTTGTTCTCCAGGAAGCGGCCGCCCACGTGCGACTCCATGGCGGCCTCGAAGCCCAGGGCCCGGCAGAGCGTGGAGGTGTCTCCGGCCTCCAGCGCGCGCAGCAGGTGCATCATGCGGAAGGCATCCGCCAGCGTGGGGTTCACCATGGACCAGCTGGTCGACGTGGCCCACAGCACCTCCAGCCGGTGCCGCTCCTCGGGCGCGAGCGCGGGCCGGGCGGCGTCCACATCCACCCGCCGCGCCAGGAAGACGACCCGGCGCCACATGGCCGAGCCCATCGCCCCCAGGAAGGAGCCCGGCACGGGGATGCCGAGCGTCTCCAGCACCGAGCGCATCTCCCGCCAGCCCAGGTTGAAGCGCCCGCTCTTCAGGTACTGCTCCGCGGCGCGCTGCTTCAGCCCGCTCACGCGCGTGCCCTGAAGCCCCGTGCCCAGCGCCTCCGCGGACTCCAGGTAGCGTTGGGCCGCCTCGGGCGCGCGGCCCTGATTGGCCAGCGCCTGGGCCAGCTTCTCCAGCAGCGAGGGGCGATCCGCGGACTCGCCCAGCAGCTCCAGCCCGCGTTGATAGAGTTCGGCGGAGCGGCCGAACGCGAGCGTCTGGGAGGCGCGCTCGGCGGAGCGCACCGCGTACTCGCCCGCGCGCATCGGCTCGCCCGCGCCCTCCCAGTGCACGAGCAGCGCCTCGAAGTCCTCGGAGCCGCGCGCCGAGAGGGCCTCGGCGATGCCTCGGTGCCGGCCCACGCGCACGTGGGCCGGGAGTGCTTCGAGCAGCGCCTCGCGGATGCGGTCGTGGTAGGCCGCGATGTCCACCTCGCCCTCCGCCGGCACCTCTCGCAGCAGGCTGGAGTCTCGCAGCCAGGCCGAGACGGCCCGCCCTCCCTCGTCCAGCCCGGCGGCCCGCAGCGCCACGCTCCGCCCCAGCGGCCGGCCCGCGACGGCGGCCACCTCCAGGAGCGCGCGCTGCTCCGGCGAGAGCGAGCGGATCCGCTCCATCAGCAGCTGGGCCACATCCACCTGGGCCGGCAGCGGCAGTCCCTGTCCCGCGTGCGCTCCTACATGGCGGGCCAGCTCGCAGGCGATGAAGGGGTTGCCCTCGGCGTGGGAGATGACGGCCTCCACTTGAGAATCACTCCCGGAGGTCCGCGCGCCGAGCATGGACGCGACCAGCGCCGCCACCTCCTGCTCGCCCATTGCGCCCAGCGGCAGCTCGCGCGCGGCGCCAGAGAGCGCTTCGGGAGGAGCCAGCTCCAGCAGCCGGCGCAGCAGTGGGCTGCGGCTCCGGTCCTCGGTCCGCCACGAGAGCACCAGCAACATGCGCGGCGCGGGAGACCGCAGCAGCTCCTGGAAGAGCGGCGCCGAGTCGGCGTCTCCCCACTGCACGTCATCGACCCAGAGCACCAGCGGGCGCGCGCGGCCGAGCCGCTCCAGCAGCTCGCGCAGGGCCTGGAAGCCCTGGTGCCGCAGCTCGGCGGGCTCCGGAAGCACCGCGGGGACGGTTGCATGCTGAAACACAGCCAGCCGCCCCAGCACGGGGAAGAGGCGCGTCAGCGCGTAGGCCTGGGCAGGAACGAGCGCCGCTGCCTCATCCACGGCGAGCGCGCCAAGCTGGCGGGCCAGCGAGTCGATCGCCGCATCCATGGCTTTGTAGGGCACGCTCTCCTGTGGATGGCACCGTCCCTGGAGCACCATGGGCGCGGGGGCGGGAGCGCGCTGGGCGAGGAACTCACGCACCAGCGTGGACTTTCCCATCCCCGAGGGCCCGTGGACATGCACCGTGATCTGACGCTGCTGCTGGGAGACCTCCGCCAATGCCGCATCCAATACATCGAGTTCCCGGGCCCGGCCCACGAACGGGGCGTGGCTCGCGGAGGCCATGACGAGCCGCTGCGGCGCCGCACCCGCGAGCACCGGAGACAGACGCGCGATGCACTCCTCCGCGGACGGACGCTGTTTCGGATCCAGCGCAAGCAGCTCTTGAGCCAGCGCGGCCAGATCCCCGGGAGCGTCCGGAGCCTGCGCGTGGACCGGAGGCGGCTCCTGGCTCACCTTCAACTCCAGCAAGCGCTCGGGCTCGACCGCGAATGGGAACGCACCGGTGAGCACCTGATACAGCATGGCCCCCACCGCATAGAGGTCCGCAGCCGGGGTGACGGACTCGCCCGTCACCTGCTCTGGCGCCATATAGGCTGGAGTCCCGGCGCGCCGCTGAGCCGGAGCGCCCCCCCGCGAGGGCTGCTGCCGCTCCGTCATGAGGCCGAAGTCTAGGAGCAGCACGCGCTCCTCCCCGGTGACGAGCACGTTCGAGGGCTTCACGTCCCGGTGCACGAGCCCCGCCGCGTGGAGCGCTCCCAGCCCTCGCAGCAGTTGCATCAATCCCTCTCGCAGCCGCGGCCAGGACTCTTCCCGGGATGCCACCGCCGGCCAGGCACCGCTCCGCGCAGGCGTGGCGGATGCAGGCTCCTCCACCGGGATGCGCCCTTCCCCGCCTTCGGAGGCTTGCAGCGTCGACGCCCCACTGGCGAGCGAAGACTCCCATGTCTGGGGAATCCCGCCGCCGAGCGCCAGCTCCCTCCGCGCCCAGCTCAGGAAGTCCACGCCCTCCACCATCTCCATGGTGAAGAAGGGGATCCCGTCATCCACGAACAGCTCATGGAGCTGGAGCAGGTTGGGGTGGACGATCCCCGCGCGGGTACGGAACTCGCGCTTCAATCGGTAGAGCGCCTCCGCTCCAGGCAGCCGCAACGTCTTGAGCGCCACCTCGCGGCCCACCTCCCGGTCCCGGACCCGATACACCATGCCCGTGGCGCCCTGCCCCAACTGTCCACACACCTCGAAGCGGCTCGTCCCAGCGAAATTCGAACGGATTGTCATGTCTGGCGCCGGAGGGCAGCTCCCCCCTGGCGCGGCTATGCTACAGCGTCATCTCTCCGCTCATTCTTGGGTCAGAACCCACCCGGCCATCGCATCCGCCATGCAGGAACACACCGTCAATCGTCACGTGTTGGATCAAGCGCTGGCCCTCACGCTGCTGTCCTGGCGGATGTATGTCTTTGAGCCGGCCCGAGCGCTGAGGCGCCTGGGCCTCTACCGGGCCTCCACGCTGGGGCCTCCCGTGCAGCGCGGTGTCCTTCGGGGTGGGGGGCCCCATCTCAGCACGCGGCATGCGCAGCCCGTGCTGCTGGCGAACGAGCCCGCGGGCTACGAGGACGTCCGTGAGTTCGACCGCGTGGCGTCTGTCTATGACACCGTGGTCCGGCCCTTCTCGGATCCCATCGTCGACGAGGTGCTGGAGCTGATGCAGCCCCTGCCGCCGAACGCCCGGATCCTGGATCCCTCCGCCGGGCCTGGGGGTTCGGCCCTGCGCCTGTCCAGACTGGTCCCCGAGGGAGAGGTGGTGGCCGCGGATCTGTCGCGGGGCATGGTGGAGGCCGCGCACCGCGCCGCGAGCGCCGCCGGTTGTCGGAACATGGCCTTCTTCCAGGCGGACGTCGCGCAGCCACCCGAGGCGTTCACGGGCGCCTTCGATGCCGTCTTCTGCTGTCTGTCATTCCACCACTACCCGGATGGCCTGGCCGCGGCACGCGCCTTCCGCCAGGTGCTGGCGCCGCACGGGAAGGTCTTCGTGGCGGACGGAGGCCCCGAGTGGTTCGTCAAGCTGGCCCGGCCCATCTCGGAGCTGGCGGATCCCGGGTTCGTGCGGCACCGCACAGGGGAGGAGTTCCTCCAGCTCTTCACGGAGGCGGGCTTCTCCTCCGTGTCGTGGGTCGAGGCGCTGCCTGGGATTGGCTTCACCGTCGCCACGGTGTGAAGCCCGCCTCAGGGCACCGTGTCCCCCGCCACGGCGTTGGACGGCTTGGGGCGGTCCCAGTTCTGGAGCGCGATGCTGACCGCGCCGGGCAGCAGCACTTCCTTCTTCACGAGCGCATAGGCCGCCTTGGAGTCCTGGCCCCGGGCGTCCAGCTGGCGCGCGAGCACCAGGTGCAGCGCGGCCCGCTCGCCCCAGTCCAGCGTCGTGAGGGACTCAATCGGCAGCTTGCCGCTCAGCACGTCCTGCAGCTCGCCGTAGCCCAGATCCGCGTTGGAGACGTCCAGCATCTTCACCGCGAGCGCGGCGTCCCCGAGCCTCTCGAACTCCGCTGCCAGCAAGAGGCCCGTTTCCGTGTCGAGCTGACGGAAGCCGAGGAAGTCCACGCTGGCGGCTGCCCTCGCGGCGAACTCGGGCTCCTCGGCGAGCGCCATCAACACCCGCGCCGCGCCCGCGAGACCATAATCCGCAGGCACCGCGCGCAGCTTCTCCGCGTCCACTCGCTGCCCGAGCGAGGCCGCGAGCCACACCGCCACGATTCCCTCCGGCCGGTCCTTCTGGGCGCTCTCGATGAGCTGCCGCATCACCTCGTTCGCTGAACCTTCCTGCGAAGCGTGCCCCACCACCTTCGCGTAGAGCCGCACGTCGTCCAAGTCCAGCCGGTCCTCCTCGTCCTTGGGTTGCAGCAGGTGCTCCGACAGCTTGCGCGCCGCCTCCTTGCGGCGGCCCAGGGCCACCAGCGTCTCCACATGCGTGCTCAGGTAGCGCGCGTAGTCGGGGTCCCCCTGCTCCATCGCCTCCAGCAACGGGAGCGCCTCCGCCCAACGTTGCTGACGCGTGTGGCGCACCGCCAATGCCCGACGGGGGAGCAGCTCCCCGGCATGGTCGCGCATCAGCGCCTTCAGCCGCTGCGTCCCCGCGGGCTCCGGCTCCAGGCGCGCGAGCAGGATGCCCAGGAGCAACGAGCCGGGCTCGCGCTCCACCGCGGCCTGGTAATGGGCCCGGACGTCGTCAATGCGTCCGGCGCGGCGCATGTCGTGCATCCACATCCGCTGCACGTCCATGTCCTCGGGATTCGCGTCGCGATGGGCTCGCGCGGCGGCGAGCGACGCGAGGAGTCCCTCCTCTCGCGCGGCCACGAGCTTCGCGGCGTTGGCCGCGTACTCCACCTCCGGGGTCTCCGGCAGGGCCTTCCAGATGCTCTCCGCGAGGCGGGCCGCATCGGCCGTGCGGTGGAGGGACATCAGCCAGCCGTAGCTCGACTTCCATCCCCCCTTCGCCCGCCCCAGATGGGTGCGCATGGTGGACCTGCCGTCCTCCTTGCGCATGGAGATGCGCGCTGGCGGCTCGGTGAGCATGTAGTCGATACGCCCCACGTGCCGGAAGGACGAGCCCGCCAGCACCACGGGCGTGGCGTCCGACTGTGAGGAGGACTGGCTCACCGTGTAGGTGACCGTCGTCTTGTAGAGCGGCGCGGCGCCCAGCACGTTGTAGACGAAGAGACCCTCCTCGCCCGTCAGGAACACCGTCTCTTGCGCCAGCCGGCCCTGCTTCCCCTGGACGTCCACCTCCAACGGGCCAATGGGCAGCTGCCACCTGTGGTGAGAGTTCGCCCCGATCGTGAAGTGCGCGGAGCCCGCGGTGACGGTGACGGGCACGTCCAACCCGTTGACGAAGACCACCTTCGCATCGGTGTTGAGGGTCCGGGTCGCGGCCCCGATGCCGAGCGCGCAGACACCGATGCCGCCCAGCAGCAACCAGCCCCGGAGGGGAGAAATCGAAGGTGCACTCACGGCCGGGCCTCCTGCACGAGCGTCGAAGCGGTCAGCAACAGCGGGCGGCGATTGCCAGCACCGGGCAGGTGCCAGCGGTCCACCCACCCACGAAAGAGGACCTCGGAGGCGCGCGGATCCGCCGCGTCGGCCACGAGCTCCAAAGGCGGCACCGGCACGTCCAGGCCTTCGTGCTTCACCGACCAGACGCGCTGGGACGGCGAGCCCCCCGGCCCCCCCTCCTTCACGTGCAGGGAGAGCAAGGGCGGGCCGTCCACAGGCAGCCCCCGCCCTCCGTCCACCACGAGCACGCCGCGTCCCAGCGCTTCATCCACCGTCCGTTGCCATGCGCCCACGAGCAGCTCCGAAGGATCCTCCCGGGACGACGTCCGCTTCCCGGCAGGTGCCTCCCACTGCACGGTGACGCGGCGGCTGTGGTTGCGCGAGACGGCATCGAGCAGGTGCGCGAAGAACGCGCGGGACGGCGCCGCGGCGCTGCCCGGATCCAACCGCGCCTCGAGCTGTGCACGCGCCTTGTCCAGCTCCGCGTCCACCCGCGCCTGGAGCTTCGGGGCGAAGCGGGGGTCGGGGCGCTCGCGGAGGTACTCGAGCATGGAGGCCAGGTCCCCTTGGGATGCGACTCGCGTCCAGGCATGTGCCGCCGCGGTCTGCCGCTGCGGCCACACGGCCCCGGCCACCAGCAGCACGCCCACGCCCGCGGCGGCGAACACGCCGGGCCAGGGTGAGCGTGCGCGCTCTGCTCGCACGCGGCCCTTCTTGTCCGCGCGCGCCAGCAGCTCCGGAGGCAGGTGCTCCACCCCACTCTCCGCGTCCAGCATGCCCCGGCCCAGCAACTCCAAGACGCGGCGCCGCCGGGCAATCAGCTCCTGCGCCAGCGCCTCCGCCTTCTCCTTGCCATGCACCGGCAGGGTCATGCGCTTGTCATTGAAGCGCATCTCGATGGCCGTGAACTGGTAGGCGCCGTTGACGTGGCGATTCACCAGCTGCAGGTCCTGCAGGTGCACGAGCGGCCACACGGTGATGCGGTCGATGGCCACCTGGATGAGGTGCAGGGGATGGATGGTGTTGAAGCGTCCATACGGGCTCGCCATCACCCGCAGGAGCCTGCGCGCCAGGGCCCAGGTGACGCCGCAGAAGACGGCCGCGAAGACCGCGCACCAGACCCAATCCGAGACATCGCGCTCGGAGATGCCGAAGTAGATGAAGCCCAGGAGGAAGGCCGTGCCGGCGGCGGCTGCCAACGTGAGGATGGCCGGCATCACCCAGGTCATCACGGCGCGCCAGCCGTCGGTCCGCTCGGCCTCCGCGTGCAGCCATTCGCGGGTGACCGGCGGCAGCACGTCCACGTCCAGGATGACGCGCGTGGGATACGCGACCTCGGTGGCGCTCTCCGGGTTGAAACGCCGGCCGAACGCGAGCAACTGGTTCGCCCCCTTGGACTTCTGCTGGGAGAAGAGATGCGCGGCGGCCGAGGAGAGCTGGCCTCCGGTCCAGCGGCGCAGCTCGGGGTCGGCGTTCTCCGGCAGCTCGGCGTCCAGCCGCTCCAGCTCCTTCTCGGCGTTGGCGTCCTGGCCGAACTCCAGCATCGTCGCGATGCGCCGCACCTTGAGGGCGAGCACGTCCATCCGCGAGATGCCGGGCAGCGACTGCGCCTCTTCGAGCACCTTGAGCGAGTCCGCCACCTGCCCCATCGCCTCCAGGCAGTCCGCCAGCGCCACGCGCGGGCCCACTTCCGACGGGCCATGCTTGCCCGCGCGCCAGAAGGCATCCGCGGCTTCCTTCATCTGCTCCAGCCGGAGCAACGCCCAGCCCCGTTGCAGGTGCCCCTGCCAGTGGTCCGGTGCCCGCGCGAGCAGGGCGTCGAACTCCGCCAACGCCTCCTTGGCGTCGCCCTCGTAGAGGAAGTGACGGCCCAGCAGGATCCGCGCGTCGTGGAGGTCCGGCTGTTCGTTGAGCAGCTCGGTGAGGAGCCTGCGGCCCCCCACCTTGTCACCTGCCTCGAACAGGTTGATGGCTTCCTGGAGGGTGGCGTTCTTCGCCGCCTCCGGGCCGTCCGCCTGTTGCGCGGCGCTGGCGTCGAAGGCCTGGCGGGCCTCGGGGTCGGAGAGCAGCTCGTACGCTTCGCGCAGGCGCCGGAACTCCTCCGGATGCGTCTCCGGCGGGTTCTGCCGGACGCGCTCGAAGTACGCCTTCTTGATGGCGCGGGCTTCCGCGTCCTTCTCGACGCCCAGCACCTCGTAGGGGTTCTGGCGGGGCTCGTTGTTCACCGTCGCTCCAGTCCTGGCGTGTTCACGGCCGCGTTCACGAGCCGCCACGCCTCATCCAAGCTGTCCACCGCGATCAATCGCAGGCGTCCGGACACTTCGGGCGGCAGCGCCGCCACGTCGTCCAGGTTGCGGCGCGGATGCAGCACCACGCGCATGCCTTCGAGGTACGCGGCCACCAACTTCTCGTGCACGCCGCCCACCCGCCGCACTTCACCGTTCAGCGTCAGTTCGCCCGTCACGGCCAGCCGCGCGGGCAACGGGCGCTGCGTGTACGCGGAGAGGCCCGCCAGCGAGAGCGCGAGCCCGGACGACAGGCCGTCCTTGCCGACCTCCGTGTCGGTGTAGTGCAGGTGCAGGTCGTAACGGGTCGTGAGCGTTCCCAGGCTCAGCGCGGGAGCGCGGGCACGCACCACGCTGAAGGCCACGTCCGCGGCCTCCTGCCCTTCAGGCCCCACGCGGCCACTGCACCGCAGCACGCCGCGCCCGGGCACCGCGATCGCCTCCAGCGGCGAGACATGC
This DNA window, taken from Corallococcus coralloides DSM 2259, encodes the following:
- a CDS encoding NAD(P)-binding protein, coding for MADTVPPCISGPKPKKRRVYVFGAGIAGMTAAHELALRGFEVHVYERDKALDARGNHSLAIGGLARTQYFQPPTQGTISFNFIKGQSQEASESAGARIHPNTATSVSLGLDQARPFSSLWLEFQDEPAEEYEPKLTQRACNDLNSALEKLTSQSIKELGRFRILIQPFYDQSLNEIEDVSVTRTADASSACRNELARAKKRAQIIKERVKAQPLLKSIKVKRQEPLPANTELGQPPTARNWVRVLLERVILPGEHGYRYFPSYYRHVFDTMRRIPIYDDNGLPTSRTTYDNLVALPTIGIASEKHPPFITNWGPYSFPTSFSREARDLRNLMDLGITSQDLLQFSLRILRYMLTSPQRRAADLENLSWWQYIEGHDPKTGRNLYCYSKAFTDLVKSSGRVLVALDGKSADARTMGNTYVQLLTDVIVPTQETHATLNGPTSAAWFSHWHTHLRQLGVQFRQGQLTGFEQAAPSPTGNTHYKPTVQLPSGESIPVGDPDAYYVVAVDVLAAEEITRSLQPMGVAFELQGYTTLASAKAGEPGTIQRDPTRKPGMFHWDRLQTLSGIQYFFTTEFNLIDGYLYLVDAPWGISAICSPIAWQHQPIQGLSHYQSLLSVDIGDWNKSSPNIGMKAWECTPAELAEEVFRQIRKALQRKEHLRPSLDFNPPEPAFVHIDEGIVFDVDDPHKAHIRYNKTPFLLPTVADWIHRPGVEALPWDPTPGAPRYAWTVPKLDPSRILWGAEHGGYYVHWNQIVFAGTYTPTFTRLTTMESANESARHAVNAILDHCSMRESESPPEPLPPQPQVYEPLFPTTPMGDYCRIWNPEANELPDLMALRDKDADNFKMGLPHSWDLLGIEVLPSMLSHLSAASPASATSTDAFSQVESLLRGLGMHSGHGGGEGLVGLLRRIRTQLEESLRHGAAGYRPPTS
- a CDS encoding serine/threonine-protein kinase PknK, which produces MTIRSNFAGTSRFEVCGQLGQGATGMVYRVRDREVGREVALKTLRLPGAEALYRLKREFRTRAGIVHPNLLQLHELFVDDGIPFFTMEMVEGVDFLSWARRELALGGGIPQTWESSLASGASTLQASEGGEGRIPVEEPASATPARSGAWPAVASREESWPRLREGLMQLLRGLGALHAAGLVHRDVKPSNVLVTGEERVLLLDFGLMTERQQPSRGGAPAQRRAGTPAYMAPEQVTGESVTPAADLYAVGAMLYQVLTGAFPFAVEPERLLELKVSQEPPPVHAQAPDAPGDLAALAQELLALDPKQRPSAEECIARLSPVLAGAAPQRLVMASASHAPFVGRARELDVLDAALAEVSQQQRQITVHVHGPSGMGKSTLVREFLAQRAPAPAPMVLQGRCHPQESVPYKAMDAAIDSLARQLGALAVDEAAALVPAQAYALTRLFPVLGRLAVFQHATVPAVLPEPAELRHQGFQALRELLERLGRARPLVLWVDDVQWGDADSAPLFQELLRSPAPRMLLVLSWRTEDRSRSPLLRRLLELAPPEALSGAARELPLGAMGEQEVAALVASMLGARTSGSDSQVEAVISHAEGNPFIACELARHVGAHAGQGLPLPAQVDVAQLLMERIRSLSPEQRALLEVAAVAGRPLGRSVALRAAGLDEGGRAVSAWLRDSSLLREVPAEGEVDIAAYHDRIREALLEALPAHVRVGRHRGIAEALSARGSEDFEALLVHWEGAGEPMRAGEYAVRSAERASQTLAFGRSAELYQRGLELLGESADRPSLLEKLAQALANQGRAPEAAQRYLESAEALGTGLQGTRVSGLKQRAAEQYLKSGRFNLGWREMRSVLETLGIPVPGSFLGAMGSAMWRRVVFLARRVDVDAARPALAPEERHRLEVLWATSTSWSMVNPTLADAFRMMHLLRALEAGDTSTLCRALGFEAAMESHVGGRFLENNARKLLEKVRVLMERTGDPYDQAWYFMSVANQAYTLGRWREAAEACDRADVLFREQCPGTAWERVSVAIFHHHALAMLGELPALAARLEALDRDATLRGDVHARCEAWIGEPVLAWLAKDRAEEAQARAADALAAQSPVASTWPENAYRRQQYAELIACVYASHYRGDPWPAWKAVLEHWAPLKSSFMLSLRATGLGLRHMRARAALAAAESLPDERTSPPDRVDPRWNRRALLADVRAQLRVMEGDPIGSARPLGHLLRAGLARLSGDTATAVRELEQAVAGLEREGVALYREAARYALGTLQGGSEGEALRHQASEWMAARQVVRPGALAAAMVPGLGLPPGPRTPQDVGGR
- a CDS encoding class I SAM-dependent methyltransferase is translated as MQEHTVNRHVLDQALALTLLSWRMYVFEPARALRRLGLYRASTLGPPVQRGVLRGGGPHLSTRHAQPVLLANEPAGYEDVREFDRVASVYDTVVRPFSDPIVDEVLELMQPLPPNARILDPSAGPGGSALRLSRLVPEGEVVAADLSRGMVEAAHRAASAAGCRNMAFFQADVAQPPEAFTGAFDAVFCCLSFHHYPDGLAAARAFRQVLAPHGKVFVADGGPEWFVKLARPISELADPGFVRHRTGEEFLQLFTEAGFSSVSWVEALPGIGFTVATV
- a CDS encoding J domain-containing protein; translated protein: MNNEPRQNPYEVLGVEKDAEARAIKKAYFERVRQNPPETHPEEFRRLREAYELLSDPEARQAFDASAAQQADGPEAAKNATLQEAINLFEAGDKVGGRRLLTELLNEQPDLHDARILLGRHFLYEGDAKEALAEFDALLARAPDHWQGHLQRGWALLRLEQMKEAADAFWRAGKHGPSEVGPRVALADCLEAMGQVADSLKVLEEAQSLPGISRMDVLALKVRRIATMLEFGQDANAEKELERLDAELPENADPELRRWTGGQLSSAAAHLFSQQKSKGANQLLAFGRRFNPESATEVAYPTRVILDVDVLPPVTREWLHAEAERTDGWRAVMTWVMPAILTLAAAAGTAFLLGFIYFGISERDVSDWVWCAVFAAVFCGVTWALARRLLRVMASPYGRFNTIHPLHLIQVAIDRITVWPLVHLQDLQLVNRHVNGAYQFTAIEMRFNDKRMTLPVHGKEKAEALAQELIARRRRVLELLGRGMLDAESGVEHLPPELLARADKKGRVRAERARSPWPGVFAAAGVGVLLVAGAVWPQRQTAAAHAWTRVASQGDLASMLEYLRERPDPRFAPKLQARVDAELDKARAQLEARLDPGSAAAPSRAFFAHLLDAVSRNHSRRVTVQWEAPAGKRTSSREDPSELLVGAWQRTVDEALGRGVLVVDGGRGLPVDGPPLLSLHVKEGGPGGSPSQRVWSVKHEGLDVPVPPLELVADAADPRASEVLFRGWVDRWHLPGAGNRRPLLLTASTLVQEARP